A genomic segment from Bradyrhizobium sp. CB1015 encodes:
- a CDS encoding ImuA family protein produces MSGARTSALATLRSQIERIETAEVVHQRDRVALGHSEADSALKGGLARAVIHEVFCEGRQGAAATGFVMGLAGRVSARRPLLWVRQDFSEIETGALSMSGLAELGLDPRRLVMVRAADVESALRTSADALACDALGAVVLELWGEIRQFDLVASRKLTLAAQSSGVTGLLLRMAAQPLPSTAETRWMLRAAHSPPGSVWSAWGAPVFDAELLRNRHGPCGRWIMEWNCDECQFSEPSTYPQPVAAAPAHRQDPAVRWQRRAG; encoded by the coding sequence ATGAGCGGCGCACGCACAAGCGCGCTTGCGACCTTGCGCAGCCAGATCGAGCGCATCGAGACCGCGGAGGTCGTGCATCAGCGCGACCGAGTCGCGCTCGGCCACAGCGAGGCCGACAGCGCGCTGAAGGGAGGGCTCGCGCGCGCGGTGATCCACGAGGTGTTTTGCGAAGGACGACAGGGCGCCGCCGCGACGGGCTTTGTCATGGGGCTTGCGGGACGCGTGAGCGCGCGCCGGCCGCTGCTGTGGGTGCGACAGGATTTTTCGGAAATCGAAACCGGTGCGCTGTCGATGAGCGGGCTCGCCGAGCTCGGCCTCGATCCGCGCCGCCTGGTGATGGTGCGCGCCGCCGATGTCGAGAGCGCGTTGCGCACCTCGGCCGATGCGCTTGCCTGCGATGCGCTGGGCGCCGTCGTGCTCGAGCTCTGGGGCGAGATCAGACAGTTCGATCTCGTGGCAAGTCGCAAGCTGACGCTGGCTGCGCAAAGCTCGGGCGTTACCGGCCTCTTGCTGCGGATGGCCGCGCAGCCGCTGCCTTCGACCGCGGAAACACGATGGATGCTGCGTGCGGCGCATTCGCCGCCGGGCTCGGTGTGGAGTGCCTGGGGCGCGCCGGTGTTCGATGCCGAGCTCTTGCGCAATCGTCATGGCCCGTGCGGCCGGTGGATCATGGAATGGAATTGTGATGAGTGCCAGTTCAGTGAACCGTCGACGTATCCTCAGCCTGTGGCTGCCGCGCCTGCCCATCGACAGGATCCAGCGGTTCGTTGGCAGCGCCGGGCTGGGTAA